From a single Parambassis ranga chromosome 2, fParRan2.1, whole genome shotgun sequence genomic region:
- the LOC114431980 gene encoding fish-egg lectin-like has translation MKAVAVLLVVLSFLTVSHGWTCKAGPQQFPAQQIDAGEGQVVLTDRDSKAYYLSESTWFELGSVALKHVSVGPAGIWGVDSSDKVYKYVAGDFILVNGQTLQQVDAGGDGQVVGVTSGSYIYCLKSSIAINYSQVGSVSWNELAGRLMYFSCSPLGCWGVNAVEQIFYTRVTPNTCDISGWIHIPGAALMAEVGTDGNVFVVNRQGHVYQRTGISPSVPQGTDWLYIPMCLPIKHVSYDLGQLWLVTKGGIIMQCSN, from the exons ATGAAAGCTGTTGCAGTCTTGTTGGTGGTCCTGAGCTTCCTGACTGTCAGTCATG gCTGGACATGTAAAGCAGGCCCACAGCAGTTCCCTGCGCAACAGATTGATGCTGGAGAGGGGCAAGTTGTGCTGACTGACAGGGACTCTAAAGCCTATTACCTGAGTGAATCAACTTGGTTTGAACTGGGTTCAGTCGCCCTCAAACATGTCTCAGTGGGACCTGCAGGAATCTGGGGGGTTGACAGCTCAGACAAGGTCTACAAATATGTAGCTGGCGACTTTATTCTTGTTAATG GTCAGACCTTACAGCAGGTGGATGCTGGAGGTGATGGTCAGGTTGTGGGAGTCACTAGTGGTTCCTACATCTACTGTCTGAAAAGTTCCATTGCTATAAACTACAGTCAAGTGGGCTCTGTGAGCTGGAATGAACTGGCTGGGAGATTGATGTATTTCAGCTGCAGTCCGTTAGGATGTTGGGGAGTCAATGCGGTGGAACAGATCTTCTACACA AGAGTAACACCAAATACCTGTGACATCAGTGGCTGGATACACATCCCAGGAGCTGCATTAATGGCTGAAGTCGGAACCGATGGAAACGTCTTTGTTGTAAACCGACAGGGCCATGTCTACCAGAG AACTGGCATTTCCCCAAGTGTTCCACAAGGCACAGATTGGCTCTACATCCCAATGTGCCTACCCATCAAGCATGTGAGCTACGACCTGGGCCAACTGTGGCTTGTGACCAAAGGCGGCATCATCATGCAGTGCTCTAACTAA